The DNA region TTCTCCTGATTCTCCAATTTGTTTCCGGGAAAATATTCCCTGCACTTGGTCTCATTCTCTATACTACATTTTGTCGTGCGGAATGCAGGGTAAGAGCATCTCAATCACCCTTGACAAAAGGAACTGAGGATAGAGAACATATAGTCATTATTCATAGCTGCCCGCTTCTGCTTCTGTCGTAAACTACGCTTGAGAGTAGTTTCCTGACGAAGAGCATTGAGCGCCCAACGTCTGAGAAGGGCAAAGTTGTGAGGACTATGACCGGAACGAATCCGACTGGAATCTTCATTAAAGGTCACATCTAAAGTCCAATGAACCTGGTTTTCAATACCCCAATGTTGGCGAATAATGTTGCCTAAAACTTGAGCATTGGCCGGTAAAGAAGACAGGTAGAATTGGACTTCGTAAGTTGTTTTATTCCAGAGATGACGAGTTCTTTCTACCGCAACT from Roseofilum casamattae BLCC-M143 includes:
- a CDS encoding ISAs1 family transposase — translated: VAVERTRHLWNKTTYEVQFYLSSLPANAQVLGNIIRQHWGIENQVHWTLDVTFNEDSSRIRSGHSPHNFALLRRWALNALRQETTLKRSLRQKQKRAAMNNDYMFSILSSFCQG